From the Dunckerocampus dactyliophorus isolate RoL2022-P2 chromosome 12, RoL_Ddac_1.1, whole genome shotgun sequence genome, one window contains:
- the ckmb gene encoding creatine kinase, muscle b gives MAAKNCHNDYKMKFSVDEEFPDLSQHNNHMAKVLTKDIYNKLRGKSTPSGFTLDDVIQTGVDNPGHPFIMTVGCVAGDEESYEFFKDLLDPVISDRHGGYKPTDKHKTDLNFENLKGGDDLDPNYVLSSRVRTGRSIKGFTLPPHNSRGERRAIQKLSIEALASLEGEFKGKYYPLDGMTDAEQEQLIADHFLFDKPVSPLLTCAGMARDWPDARGIWHNDNKTFLVWVNEEDHLRVISMQKGGNMKEVFRRFCVGLQKIEEIFKKHNHGFMWNEHLGYILTCPSNLGTGLRGGVHVKLPKLSTHAKFEEILTRLRLQKRGTGGVDTASVGGVFDISNADRLGSSEVEQVQMVVDGVKLMVEMEKKLEKGESIDDMIPAQK, from the exons ATGGCGGCCAAGAACTGTCACAATGACTACAAGATGAAGTTCTCTGTGGATGAGGAGTTCCCTGACCTGTCCCAGCACAACAACCACATGGCTAAG GTGCTGACCAAGGACATATACAACAAGCTGAGAGGCAAGTCAACCCCCAGCGGTTTCACCTTGGATGACGTCATCCAGACCGGCGTGGACAACCCCG GCCACCCCTTCATCATGACCGTGGGCTGCGTCGCTGGTGACGAGGAGTCCTACGAGTTCTTTAAGGACCTGCTGGACCCTGTCATCTCTGACCGTCATGGCGGATACAAGCCCACCGACAAGCACAAGACCGACCTGAACTTCGAGAACCTGAAG GGCGGAGACGACCTGGACCCCAACTACGTGCTGTCCAGCCGTGTGCGTACAGGCCGCAGCATCAAGGGATTCACCCTGCCCCCCCACAACAGCCGTGGCGAGCGTAGAGCCATTCAGAAGCTGTCCATTGAGG CCCTGGCCAGCCTGGAGGGCGAGTTCAAGGGCAAGTACTACCCCCTGGATGGCATGACCGATGCCGAGCAGGAGCAGCTGATCGCCGATCACTTTCTGTTTGACAAGCCTGTGTCCCCCCTGCTGACCTGCGCTGGTATGGCCCGTGACTGGCCCGACGCCAGAGGCATTTG GCACAACGACAACAAGACCTTCCTGGTGTGGGTGAACGAGGAGGATCACCTGCGTGTCATCTCCATGCAGAAGGGAGGCAACATGAAAGAGGTCTTCAGGCGCTTCTGTGTCGGCCTGCAGAAG ATTGAGGAGATCTTCAAGAAGCACAACCACGGCTTCATGTGGAACGAGCATCTGGGCTACATCCTCACCTGCCCCTCCAACCTGGGAACCGGCCTGCGCGGTGGCGTGCACGTCAAGCTGCCCAAGCTCAGCACACATGCCAAGTTCGAGGAGATCCTGACCAGACTGCGCCTGCAGAAGCGTGGCACAG GCGGCGTGGACACAGCCTCCGTGGGCGGCGTGTTCGACATCTCCAACGCCGACCGTCTGGGCTCCTCCGAGGTGGAGCAGGTCCAGATGGTGGTGGACGGCGTCAAGCTGATGGTGGAGATGGAGAAGAAGCTGGAGAAAGGAGAGTCCATTGACGACATGATCCCCGCTCAGAAGTAA